The DNA region AGGATTGCCCGCGCTCCGGACTCTCCTGTCGAGTGGGGTTTCAGCGATCATCGGGCCGTCCGGAGTCGGGAAGTCCAGCCTCCTGAACGCACTCGACCCCGGATTCGAGCTTCGGACCCAGGAGGTGGGCTCGAAGGGGGGAAGAGGGCGGCATACGACGGTGAGCGCCCGCCTCCTTCCTCTCGCCTCGGGGGGATGGGTCGCCGACACGCCGGGATTTTCGGACGTCCGGCTCTGGGATGTGGCGCGTGAGTCCCTTTCTGCCGCGTTTCCGGAGATCGCGGCGGCTGCGACAGAGTGCCGCTTCCGCGGCTGCTCCCACCTGCACGAGCCGGATTGCGCCGTCCGCGAGCGGGTGGAGGCGGGGGAAATCGCCCAGAGCCGATACGCGAGCTACCGCGGGATGGCCGAGGTTAGCAGGGCATGACGGGTCGCTGAATCAGGCGGCCGAAAGCCTTTCCCGGTTCTTCGACGCAGGAATGGCGTGGGCCGAGCGCGCCTGGGGCGCCTTCGCCCCTCCAAAAACACTCGGGCGCGGCCCGGGCCACCGAATCACGATGGCTCGAGCCGCGCCCGCTGTGTCCGAACCCGCGGAGCTACGGCCTCGCCGCGCTCGCCGAGCTGTTCCGGTAATCCGGCACGCCGTACTGAATTCCCGACCCGACATCCACCCAGATGGAGTTGGCCTGACCGCCTCCACCTGGGCGCACCTCGTGTCCCATGGCGGTGAGGGCGTCGATCGTGGCCTGCGGGATCGTAGGCGTCGCGTCGACCTCCACGCTCGCCCGGTCGGGCATCCACTGGTGGTTGATGCGCGGTCCGTCGACGGCCTCGCGACCGTTCCGCTCGAATTCCATGAACCCCAAGACAACGCCGAGCACGGTGCTGGGGATCGAGCGCCCGCCCGGCGAACCGGTGATCAGCACCACCCTGCCGTCGCGCGTCACGATCGTGGGCGTCATCGAGCTGAGCATGCGCTTCTCGGGAGCGATCTGATTGGGCAGCGTGCCCACGCTGCCGCCGGTGTCGGTCAGGCCCGGAACCCGGTTGAAGTCTCCCATCTCGTTGTTGAGGATGAAGCCCGTGCCCGACGCGACGACGGCCGAGCCGTACCCGCCCTCGAGCGTGTAGGTGACGGACACGGCCATCCCGTCCCCGTCGATGACCGAGTAGTGCGTCGTTTCATTGGTCTCCGGAACCATGGCCATCGAGAGGATGTCCGAGCCGAGGTCGGCGCTGTTCGACGCGAGGCTCCGGTTGATCTCCGAGGCGAGCTGCCTCCCGTATTCCTTGGAGGTGAGGCGCGCGATCGGCATGGAGGGGTCGAAGTCCAGGTCACCCAGGTGCCGCGCTCGGTCGAGGAAAGCCCGCCGCATGGCCTCGATCACGAGATGGACGGCCTGCGGGGAGGTCTGCCCCATGCCCTTGAGATCGAAGTTCTCAAGGATGTTCAGGGACTCGGCGATGATCACCCCGCCTCCGCTGGGCGGTCCCATCATCGCGAGCTCATACCCTCGGTACGTCGTGGTGATGGGCGCCCGCACCACCGCCTCGTAACGGGCGAGGTCCTCCCTGGTGATGAGCCCGTTGTTCCGGCTCATGTCCACGGCGATGCTGTCGGCGATCCAGCCACGGTAGAAGGCGTCCTGCCCCCCCTCGGCGATCGCCCTCATGCTGCGGGCGAGGTCCGGAAGGCGAATCGTCTCGTCCGCGCCCCAGGGCGAGCCATCGGGCTTGGCGTAGGCGCGCATCGAGGAGGGAAACTGGGTCATCCGCCCGGTGCCCTGGGTCAGGCCGTTGATCGCGTTCGCGAGCGACGGGAGCACCACACCGTCGGCGAGCTCGGCGGCCGGCATCACCAGTTCTCTCCAGGGGAGCCTCCCGTGGCGTTGGTGCGCGAGGTACATCCCCGCGACCGTCCCCGGAACGCCGGGCGCGCGGTACCCGGACGACTGCCAGGCAGACCCGCCGGTCGCGGGATCCACGTACATGTCGGCGGAGGCGGCGAGCGGCGCCTTCTCCCGGAAGTCGATCGATTCGGTCCGGCCGTCGGGTAGCTGGACCATCATGAAGCCGCCGCCGCCGAGGTTGGCGTTGGACGGGTTCGT from Gemmatimonadota bacterium includes:
- the ggt gene encoding gamma-glutamyltransferase; the encoded protein is MIRRRFVLVLACGVLAASGCSQTIGSGGSATLSSQDLPGEGPLGLPSTAGLVVSQSEIGSEVGASILRRGGNAVDAAIATAFAMVITNPSNANLGGGGFMMVQLPDGRTESIDFREKAPLAASADMYVDPATGGSAWQSSGYRAPGVPGTVAGMYLAHQRHGRLPWRELVMPAAELADGVVLPSLANAINGLTQGTGRMTQFPSSMRAYAKPDGSPWGADETIRLPDLARSMRAIAEGGQDAFYRGWIADSIAVDMSRNNGLITREDLARYEAVVRAPITTTYRGYELAMMGPPSGGGVIIAESLNILENFDLKGMGQTSPQAVHLVIEAMRRAFLDRARHLGDLDFDPSMPIARLTSKEYGRQLASEINRSLASNSADLGSDILSMAMVPETNETTHYSVIDGDGMAVSVTYTLEGGYGSAVVASGTGFILNNEMGDFNRVPGLTDTGGSVGTLPNQIAPEKRMLSSMTPTIVTRDGRVVLITGSPGGRSIPSTVLGVVLGFMEFERNGREAVDGPRINHQWMPDRASVEVDATPTIPQATIDALTAMGHEVRPGGGGQANSIWVDVGSGIQYGVPDYRNSSASAARP